A window of Panulirus ornatus isolate Po-2019 chromosome 27, ASM3632096v1, whole genome shotgun sequence contains these coding sequences:
- the LOC139757500 gene encoding LOW QUALITY PROTEIN: uncharacterized protein (The sequence of the model RefSeq protein was modified relative to this genomic sequence to represent the inferred CDS: substituted 7 bases at 7 genomic stop codons) produces the protein MGKLYHTPGVHGQAVPNSRSTWASCTTLQEYMGKLYHTPGIHGEATTTIIIALKRHVVGNWGKRSSVAVWLAVWLCGCGAAGLPGCGAAWLCGCVAVWLSCCVSVWLCVCVAGCVSVWLAVCLCGWLCGWLCGWLSGWLAGWLAGWLAGWLAGWSAGWLVSWLDGWLAGWLAGWLAGXLAGWLVSWLAGWLAGWLAGWLAGWMVGXLAGWLVSWLVGWLAGRLAGWLVGWLAGWLAGWLVGWLAGXLAGWLVSWLAGWLAGWLVGWLAGXLAGWLIGWQVSWLAGXLAGWLVGXLAGXLAGWLVSWLAGWLAGWLVG, from the exons atggggaagctGTACCACACTCCAGGAGTACATGGGCAAGCTGTACCAAACTCCAGGAGTACATGGGCAAGCTGCACCACACTccaggagtacatggggaagctGTACCACACTCCAGGAATACATGGGGAAGCT acgaccaccatcatcattgcactgaAAAGACACGTTGTGGGCAATTGGGGGAAAAGGTCAagtgtggctgtgtggctggctgtgtggctgtgtggctgtgGGGCTGCGGGGCTGCCTGGCTGTGGGGCTGCCtggctgtgtggttgtgtggctgtgtggctgtcatgctgtgtgtctgtgtggctgtgtgtctgtgtggctggctgtgtgtctgtgtggctggctgtgtgtctgtgtggctggctgtgtggctggctgtgtggctggctgt ctgg ctggctggctggttggttagctggctggttagctggctggttagCCGGTTGGtcagctggctggttg GTtagctggctggatggttggttagctggctggttagctggctggctggctg gttagctggctggttggttggttagctggctggctggttggttagccggttggttagctggctg GTtagctggctggatggttggttagctggcgggatggttggttagctggctggttggttggttagctggcaggttagctggctggttggttggttggttagctggctg gttagctggctggctggttggttggctggcaggttagctggctggctggttggtaagctggctggctggctggttagctggctggctggttggttggctggcaggttagctggctggctggttgattggctggcaggttagctggctggctggctagttagctggctggctggttggttagctggcaggttagctggctggctggttggtaagctggctggctggctggttagctggctggctggttggttag